A window of the Henckelia pumila isolate YLH828 chromosome 3, ASM3356847v2, whole genome shotgun sequence genome harbors these coding sequences:
- the LOC140886525 gene encoding RPM1-interacting protein 4-like translates to MARSNVPKFGNWESEDSVPYTVYFDKARKTRGEKIINPNDPLENPDMFRKIEPSPLAPAAPAPLKTRTKPEEPIVRGSVKQIHDHRVSRDDADFRQLSNSTVRNENVRQRPPSESSYGGRVNRANQSTRSSAGSEYSIESSPHHPQARNAGRGVGSAPWEGTNYENNHGIRARSRLGPIAQEDNSPEKGAAVPRFGDWNEHDPRSAENLTLVFDKVRQERNPTPGHVSNAPKRPSYSPQIQRPSNEPKKCCFPWW, encoded by the exons ATGGCT CGTTCGAATGTACCAAAGTTTGGTAACTGGGAAAGTGAAGACAGTGTTCCTTACACGGTTTACTTTGACAAGGCAAGAAAAACTAGAGGTGAGAAAATAATAAATCCTAATGATCCCCTAGAGAATCCAGACATGTTCCGTAAAATCGAGCCTTCGCCTCTCGCTCCTGCTGCCCCTGCCCCACTAAAAACTAGGACCAAACCAGAGGAACCTATTGTAAGGGGATCAGTCAAGCAAATTCATGATCATAGAGTAAGCAGGGATGATGCTGACTTTAGGCAGTTGAGTAATTCTACAGTTCGAAACGAAAATGTGAGGCAAAGGCCTCCTAGTGAGTCGAGTTATGGTGGTCGTGTGAACAGAGCAAATCAATCTACAAGGTCTAGTGCAGGATCTGAGTATAGCATTGAGAGTTCACCTCATCATCCACAGGCAAGAAACGCCGGGAGAGGCGTTGGTTCTGCGCCATGGGAAGGAACAAACTATGAGAATAATCATGGTATCCGCGCAAGATCCCGGCTAGGGCCGATTGCTCAAGAGGACAATAGT CCAGAAAAAGGTGCAGCTGTTCCAAGATTTGGTGATTGGAACGAACATGATCCTCGTTCGGCCGAAAATCTGACCCTTGTATTCGATAAAGTACGCCAGGAAAGGAATCCTACACCTGGTCATGTGTCAAATGCACCAAAACGGCCGTCTTACAGCCCGCAGATTCAACGTCCATCCAACGAACCAAAG AAATGCTGCTTTCCTTGGTGGTAA
- the LOC140886526 gene encoding uncharacterized protein — MSSDGDLRHTESRLRMPGLDVDLNVVPPSENQGWEGTSTHTTSQDRQEATIMLDAPIDLEAYDDDDDVIISSPRTFAEAKINSRKNRGLPVVVDVEAEERSPQSNQTSCLSNQTNANSGNYVNLEDSSNFMPKQGWSRTLPPPPPKEPTFNCPICMGPLVEEMSTKCGHIFCKVCIRNAIAAQNKCPTCRGKITLKNIFRVYLPSTNSS; from the exons atgagcAGTGATGGGGATTTGAGGCACACAGAGAGTCGATTGAGGATGCCAGGGTTAGATGTTGATCTTAATGTGGTGCCTCCATCTGAAAACCAGGGTTGGGAAGGGACTTCAACTCACACTACGTCACAGGACAGGCAAGAAGCAACAATTATGCTGGATGCACCAATTGATCTTGAAGcatatgatgatgatgatgatgtcatTATATCTTCCCCAAGAACATTTGCTGAA GCAAAAATTAATTCTAGAAAGAATCGTGGGCTTCCTGTTGTTGTCGATGTTGAAGCTG AAGAAAGGTCACCTCAAAGCAACCAGACAAGTTGCCTTTCAAACCAAACAAACGCAAATTCCGGCAATTACGTAAATCTGGAAGACAGTAGCAATTTCATG CCAAAACAAGGATGGAGTAGGACATTGCCTCCGCCACCACCAAAGGAACCTACATTCAACTGCCCAATTTGCATGGGCCCGTTGGTGGAGGAGATGTCGACAAAGTGTGGTCACATTTTCTGCAAGGTGTGCATCAGAAACGCCATAGCTGCTCAGAACAAATGCCCGACGTGTAGGGGGAAAATCACTTTGAAAAACATATTTAGGGTTTATCTTCCTTCCACAAACAGTTCTTGA